TCCAGCCGGATGTCACGGACGTCGGGTATCCGCAAGACGCTGCTTACACTGATAACGTAAACGAGTAACCAGTGATATGTCAAGCTGCTAACACAGACGTGTTACCATCACTTCATGTTAGCCGTCGCCCCTTTACCCCCACGGGAACGGATCCTCCAGGCCACCCTGGCCCTGCTCGAAAGCGAGGGCGTGGAAGCCATCTCCACCCGCGCAGTCAGTGCCGCCGCCGCTGTACAGCCACCGACCATCTACCGCCAGTTTGGCGACATGCAGGGTCTGCTGAACGCTGTGGCAAGCTCTGGATTCGCGTCCTATCTCCAGGCAAAGGCGGCGCACGTGGGGACCGGGGATCCCGTCGGAGAATTGCGGGAGGGCTGGGACCGGCACGTGGAGTTTGGGCTGACCCATCCGCATCTGTACACCCTGATGTACGCCAGGCTCCAGCCCGGCGAGCAATCCCCCGCCGCCCTGGAGGCCGCCGCCATGCTGTCGGCCCTGATGGGCCGGGTAGCGGAGGCAGGACGACTCGCGGTGGGCGTGGAGCGGGCCGCCGCCATGGTTCACGCCTCAGCGGTGGGCGTAACCCTGACCCTGCTTGGCGCTCAAGAGCAGGACGGGGGGTTGGCGAATCAGATGCGTGAGGCCGTACTGGGCGCCATCCTTACGCCCGATGGAGAGACCGCCGTGGACTCCACCCATCAGGAAGCTGCGACCCACGCCATTGCATTGATTGCCTTGCTTCCCAAACGCCCAGCCCCATTCAGCGAGGCGGAACGAGCACTCCTTCTGGAATGGCTGACGCGCTTGAT
This sequence is a window from Deinococcus humi. Protein-coding genes within it:
- a CDS encoding TetR/AcrR family transcriptional regulator; the encoded protein is MLAVAPLPPRERILQATLALLESEGVEAISTRAVSAAAAVQPPTIYRQFGDMQGLLNAVASSGFASYLQAKAAHVGTGDPVGELREGWDRHVEFGLTHPHLYTLMYARLQPGEQSPAALEAAAMLSALMGRVAEAGRLAVGVERAAAMVHASAVGVTLTLLGAQEQDGGLANQMREAVLGAILTPDGETAVDSTHQEAATHAIALIALLPKRPAPFSEAERALLLEWLTRLI